The sequence CGCTTTCGATGAGGGTCGAAGACAACGCGCCGCAATCCACTGGAACGAATGGAAGATCGTGCCACGGTCCGTAGGCATGGATCGCCCGCGCCACCAGCTCCTTTCCCGTCCCGCTTTCTCCCAAAACCAATACAGGATGGCGTTTGGTACCGACCTTGAGGACCGTCTCATAGACTTTTTGCATCCTGGCGGAAGCGCCGATCAACGCCCCCAGCCCCTGGCGAGCTTCAAGCTGCTCGCGAAGCAGGCGGTTTTCAGTCGACATCTGTTTTTTCTGGATCAGCCGATTGAGCAGGCGCTCGAGGTCTTTCCGTTCGAAGGGGTCAATCAAGTAGTCGTGAGCACCTTGGTTGATGGCGTGATAAGCAAGGCCGGCATTGGTGGCGGTTGCGATGACGATAACGTCAGGCTCTGGTGATGCCCCACGAGCCGTTTTGATCAGCTCGATCATATTAAAGGCTGGCATTTGGGCATCGGCCAGGATGATATCAACCCCGCCGCTCCTGATGGTGTCAAGCGCATTGGAAATTGATTCGGCGGAGCGGCCCTCAAATCCCATCAGTTTCGCGGCGCTGGAGCACAAGTCTCGAATGTGCTTGTCGTGTGAAGCGACCAAGAGGCTGATATCCATCGTTTGTGTGCGCAGCCAGCAGGTGTTTGAACCGGAAGGCACACTCAGTATATGAAGGATGTTTGAACGAAGTCAAAACAAATCCCGAAATGGAACTTCAACGGGTATCAACATTCCTTAAACAGGAATTATTGGGGAAATAGACTGATTCCAAAATGGATCGACTGATTACGGCAAGAAGCGTGCGACCTGGCCTGGTTGCTACACACTTTAGGGACTAATTTAAAAGTCTATTTTTCTCAGACTATACTATATTGATTAGAAGGAGATTCACGTGCCACGACAAGACAAGATACTCGTGGTTGACGACGACGCCAGCGAGAGAGAAGGCTTGGCGGAGCTGTTAAGAGTGTGGGGCTACGAAGCCGACGTTGCTATCGACGGCCAGCAAGCCCTTAATCAGGCCGCTGCGTTTAATCCCAGCGTTATTATTTCGGACCTTCGCATGCCCGGAATGAGCGGCATGGATGTCCTGCGCCAAATGCGTGAATTGCGCCCTGATGTGACCTTTATTATGCTGACCGCCCAGGGCACTATCGAAGAGGCCGTGGAGGCCACCAAGCTGGGGGCCTTCAACTTTCTGGAAAAGCCTGTTGACCCTAAGCGCTTGCAAGTTGAACTCCGCAATTGTCTGGCGCGCCGCGATAGTGAGCTGCAGCTTGAAATCGCCCATCGGCGGCTTCGTGAAGCCGGCATCCTAGGGCAACTGGTGGGACGATCGAAGAAGATGCAGGAGGTCATGTCCATCATCGCCACCGTGGCGCCCTCGCGCGCCAGTATTTTGATAACAGGTGAAAGCGGAACCGGAAAAGAATTGGCAGCCCGGACCATCCACGAGTTGAGCCCCCGAAAGAGTAAGCCGTTCGTGGCTGTTAATTGTGCCGCGATTCCCGAAAGCCTGATGGAGAGTGAAATCTTCGGCCACGAGAAGGGTGCTTTTACCGGAGCCGTGGAGAGACGCATGGGCTGTTTTGAACTGGCCGACGGGGGCACTCTACTGCTGGATGAAATTGGCGAAATGCCGGCGCAGACACAGGCCAAGCTTTTGCGTGTTCTCGAAGACTCCAAGCTCCGGCGCCTGGGCAGCAAAAACGAGACCTCTGTTGATGTTCGGGTGCTTGCCGCAACGAATAAAGTTCCCGCTGAGGCCGTTTCGAAAGGGGAACTGAGAAACGACCTCTACTTTCGGCTCAATGTCGTTCAGATTACCATGCCGCCGCTTCGCGAGCATCTGGGTGACCTGGAACCTTTGACCCATGCGCTTATCGAAGACCTGAATCGCAAACACCATACTTCGGTCAAAGCATTGGATAGTGGTGTTTTGGACTCGTTCCGTCGCCATTCATGGCCTGGCAACATTCGTGAACTCCGCAATACGCTGGAACGCATGATGGTCTTAAGCCAGGGAGAGATTCTGCAAAGCAAGGATCTCCCTGCTGATTTTGGAAAGGCTTCAGCGACCGCTATGGGGGATGATCTCCATCTTCGTCCGGGGATGACGGTTGGGGAGGCGGAACGGCGGCTGATTTTTGAAACGCTGGCTTTTACCAGTAACAACAAGACACGTGCGGCTGAAATGCTCGGTATCAGTTTAAAGACTCTTCATAATAAGTTGAAGGAATATGAGGCTGAGCCTCAAAGCTAAACTGACGGCACTGATCGGTCTGCTAGTGCTGGTCGTGGTGCTGGCTATTTCCGCCCTCTACCTTTTTATCCTCACACATGAAGCCCTTTCTGCTGTGGGGCGAAGGGGATCATTTGTGGCGGATGAAGTTTATCATCAGACGCAGACCGTCCTGGCACAGAGTTATCTCCCAGCTGGGGTCCAGCCAACCGATACTCAGGCCGTGCTTCAGTTCGTTCGAACCCGGCTGGCAGAAGACCCGAACCTCAATTCCACCATCGAATCCGCCGTGGGCTATTCTCCGACCATATATTACGTGGCGATAACAGATCCAAAGGGGATTATACTTGTTCACAATGACCCGACTCAGATCGGCAACCAATTCACCCCAGCTCCACCATTCGAGCAACTCCTGAACTCGGGCGTATTGCAGCAGCTCCAGGTTATCTATGGACCGCAGCAAATATATGAAGTTGTCCACTCCAGCAGGGTAGGTGACCGCCCACTCGACGTTCGCGTGGGTGTCTCAACGCTGTTTGTCGCCAGCGAGTTGACGCCTGAATTGCATCGGGCGCTGCTACTTGCCGTTCTGGCACTGGTCCTGGCGACGCTTTCCGCGAGCTTGCTTTCTTATGGCATACTTCGTCCTCTCAAGACGATCTCGCGCAGCGTTGAGCGGATGGCGCGTGGAGAAAATCCCGAGCAGTTGATGGTGAATCGTAAAGACGAATGGGGCATTCTTTCCTCCAAGTTAAATCTGCTGGGCGAGCAGATCCGGGGCGAGAAAACCGCCTTCACCCAGCTTAAGGAAAATCTAGACCAGCTCTTTTCCAATCTTGCGGACGGCCTGATGCTTTTTGACAAACAGGACCAGTTGGTGCTTGCCACTCCAGCGGTAGAGCGGTTCCTGGGCGAGAACCCGAAGTTGCTGCTACACCGCACTGCAACAGACATTTTCTGGAGTGACCATCCGATGGACCGTGTGCTACGCGAGGCGTTTATGGTGCGTCAGACTGTTACTTGGGAATCACAGAATGAAAACGATGGCGATGACAATGAAACCCCTCGCATCTCCGCCAGTGTGCAGTTTGCCGAGACGGAAGGAGAACCGGTGGGCGCTCTGGTAACGGTGCGGGATGCCGGCACACGCGCACAATTGGAGGACCAGATCGCAGTGGCAACGAGACTGGCGGCCCTCGGCCGGATTACTTCCGGAGTTGCGCACGAAGTCAAGAATCCTTTGAACGCAATGGTTCTGCAACTGGAAATCCTGAAGGCAAAACTTGCCGAGAATAGCGCTGCCGTTAAGCCCCAGCTTGACACACTTTCTTCAGAGATCCGGCGGCTTGATCGTGTTGTGAAGACCTTCCTCGATTTTACACGGCCGGTGGAGTTGCGATTGAGCGAGACAGACCTGGAGCAGATGGTCGAAGAAGTCTTCACTCTCGCTGAACCGCAGGCCCGGCAGAACCATGTGCGCCTGAAGATTGAGAAGGACGGTCCTGTCCCCAGGTTAAAGGTCGACCGTGATCTCTTTAAGCAGGCCCTCCTGAACCTGGTGCTGAACGGGTGCCAAGCCATGCCTTCCGGAGGAATTCTGAAAATCAGACCACGGAAATCGGAACGCCGAGTGGAACTTGAAATCGAGGACCAGGGCGTGGGCATTCCCCCTGATGTGCAGCCCAGGATATTCTCACTCTTCTTTACGACCAAGCCCGGCGGTTCAGGTGTGGGCCTGGCCATGGCATATCGAATTATCCAGTTGCACAATGGTTCCATCGGTTTCTCAAGCAAACCGAACCATGGGACAGTCTTTCGAATTGCCCTCCCTGCTTAGCCATCCATCAGGGCCTACACGCTCGCCATCCACCCGGGTTTACTCGAACAAAAGGTTGTTGCTACCCCTTGATGAATATCGGGAGTAAAATGGGGTCAGAATGATTGGAGGCCAGCGAGGAAAGATACCGTTTCGTTGCCATGGAGCGTACGGAAAGCGATGTCATTCGCCTACTAAACTTGGGTTCGAGAGGAGGAGCCATGCCCCTGAAACAGCTCCAGAAGTTTTTCGCCGGGCCCGCGCCACACCTGTCGCGGGAAGACGCCATGAAGGTGTTCAGTCGTGATCAATTTCAATGCCAGTATTGCGGACTGGATGGCTTGCACCAGTTCACAAACTGGATGGTCCTCACCGTTGACCACGTTCACCCCCACTACCATGGCGGGCCACGAAAGATGGAGAACCTCGTGACCTGCTGTCAGCCCTGCAATGTGATCAAGGGGAAACGCCTCTTCAAATCGTTCGATGATGCCAAAGCCTTTGTCGTGAAGAAGCGAAAGGAATGGGAGCATCTTTATACGCAGCAGGCCAAGACGGCTGAGAAAAGCGTTGCGAGCCACCATTCTGCCTGACAGTAAGGACTTCTACACCTGACCAACTCACGGCGCGAGTTGAAGAGAACAGGCTCCTTAAGGCGGGAAGTGTATCCATTGCTGGCCTAACCACTGCACAGATTGCAGCAGGACGGAAGCGGAGAAGTAAACGCGCCCACTGTCCACGTTGAAGTGATAGAATCAGAATACGTTGACTTGGAAAGCCGCAATTTTCGGTATTGCCGTCATTTTTGGGGGGTGCCCCAAAAGGCAGATGGGACCGCAAGTTGTTTACGTTCCCACGCCGCCGCCGGCCGTGACCACCTCGCAGTCAGACCAGAGCATCGTTGTGCAAGCCCCGGTCCCTCCGTCCCGTCCCGAAGTCAAGCAGGAGGCCCCCACGCAGGCTCCGTCGGAGCCTGCACCCAATAGGCCTTCACCTCTCAAACGTGCCGAGGCGAAAGCCCCTCCCGAGGAGCCGCAGGGTGCGGAGGTTCCTGCCCTGCAATCTGCCGTCAATTCAGGCCAGGCAACAGCATTGCAGGGACAAGTGGTCCGGTTGCAACAGGGGATTGAAAAGCGGATCCTTGTCCTCAGCCGCGAATGGCTGTCGCCGTCTCAGCGGAAAATGCTGGACGATGCGCGCGGTTTCCTACAACAATCTCAGAAGGCACTCCAGAAGTCAGACCTTGACCTAGCTTACAACTGGGCTAACAAGGCCGACCTTATAGTGGCCTCGCTCGATCAGTCTCGATAACCGTAGAAACCAACTACAACCCGCCGCCCTGAACATTCAATGGTATTTTGGGGACATCCAGAGCTTTGGATTGCCAATCGCTCAAAACCTTGCTCTGAAAGATGCTCCGTCAATGTGGAATCAATGCGGCAGACGTGTCTTGATGGGCAGCCACAAGGCTTCATCGAATATTAAACCGCGTCTTCACATCCACTGGTGGCGGTTTGAATAGAACGTAATCTGGCGCTGGGGATACCTTTCCTTGAAAGCCCGATAGCGCCGCAGGACATTCATATACCGGTAATTTGAGGTTTTCAATTTAGTGTGGGGCAGATCAATCAATGCCTCTTCGACGCTCCATACATTTTTCGGGGAGAATCGCCAGTCCGTCGTGACTAATTTTCGAAGGTCAGCCATGGCATACCCGATGATCCGCGCCTCTTCGGTGACAAAGGGATCAACATAGCTCATCACCAGGTGGCGGAGGGTCCGGTATAGAGGTCTGCGACCCTGAAGACTGAAGTCGCGGGACTGCCCGACGGATCCCCACCGGCCGCGCTGACGGAAAGCAAACACCACATGGTCCAGCTTATCTTTGGATTCCAGGTCTAGAAGTAGTGGCGGGTAGCCATGCTGTTCCAGGATAGTGGCCGCAACGAAAGCTGCCTCAAGGCAATGGGACGTTGAACACCTGAGCGTGGCGCGAAAACTTCGCAGAGTTTCCCCGTTTTTTTCATGATTGTAAGTGAACAAACGGATAAAATTCTGCACTTGGCGGGGTGTCTTGTACGTTTGGATAATCCCCCACTCTTTGGGTGTGAAAGCTTCTCGCGGAGGCAGATCGTAAGGCGATTTCGGCTTGAATTTCCGGGTACGCAAGCGTTCTAATCTCTCCTATTCCAGCGATCATACCAGAGCTGGAAGCAGAGAAGCGTCCATAGGGCTTTTCGGTGGTCGGCTTGGGCGGTTGAATGTTCGCGAATCAACTTTTGGACAAATACGCTATTGAATAACCCTTGGCGTTTCAGCTTTCCTTCTTCCAGCGTTTCAGCCACCAGTGGCTGGAGTTCGTTTCGAAGCCAGCTTGCGACGGGTACAGTGAACCCACGTTTCTGTCGGTAAACAATCTTCTGCGGCAGCCACTTCTCGACAGCCTTCTTCAATATGTATTTGGTCTTGAAGCCGCGCACCTTCAGGTTTGTCGGCAACCCGGCTGCAAACTCGATCAGGCGATGGTCCAGGAAGGGAGTCCGTAGTTCCAGCGAGCACGCCATGCTGGCACGGTCTACTTTTACCAGCAAATTATCTTCAAGATACATTCGGAAATCGAGATAGAGCATTTCTGCCAGGACGTCGTCAAAGCGAGTGCCTTCCAAAACCCGAGATAAGGGATTGAAAATAACGCCGACGGGTGAATGCGGGCCAGTCCACTGGGGGGTGTAAAGCTGCTCCAGTTCGTCAGCTGAAAACATGCCAAACCACGAATGATGGCGCACCGCCGGATCCTTTTCGGCATGTGTCAGGAACCGGCGGAGGAACAGCCCCTTGGGCACGGCGTCTGAAGAAACCGGCAGGAGTTCCCGAACCCGATCAAAGACCTGCCGCCGAAGGAATCCCGGAAGCATCAAATAATATTCAGCCGCCCGGGCTCCCAGATAGGTAGGGTAGCCGCCAAAAAGTTCATCACTGCCTTCGCCGCTCAATGCGACCTTGATGTGTTCGCGTGCGAAGCACGACAGGAGATAGGTTGGAATAATAGCAGGATCGGCCATCGGTTCGTCGAGGTGATCCATCAGGGCTAGCAATGCGCCGCGCATGGTTTTATCGTCGGACGTCAGCACGTGGTGCTTGGTGTTGAAATGCCTGGCCACAAACTCCGCGTATTCTCCCTCGTCAAAAGAGCGTTCTGGGAATGAGACTGAAAAGCTGTTGACGTTTCCGGGCGAAAGCTCGCTCATTGTAGCGACCACGGTGGAGGAATCGATGCCGCCACTCAGAAACACTCCCAGGGGAACGTCACTGACCAGGCGCGAGATCGCCGCCTCCCGCAACTTTTCGCGAAGTTCCTCACAGGCTTTTTCTTCCTGCTCACGATTCATCTTTCCGGCTTCGGGTGTACGCAGATAAGTCTGGATTTTCCAATAGCACTCGATGTGCATTTGTTGATTTTCAATCACCATTATGTGCGCGGCAGGAAGCTTCTTGATGTCTTCGTATACGGATCTGGGCGACGGGAAGTAGCCGTAAAAGAAATATTGGGAGAGGGCCTCGCGGTCGATTTCCCGGCGGATAGCCAAATGTTCCAGTAATGCTTTTATCTCTGATCCGAACACCAGCGTGCCGTCAGACTCCCAGTAATAGAGCGGCTTCTCACCAGCCCGGTCGCGTGCCAGGATCAGCCGCTTTGCGCGGTTGTCCCAAAGTGCGATGGCGAACATGCCATTCAGCTCACGGACGAATTTTGTTCCTAATTCCTCGTAGAGATGGGCGATGACCTCGCCGTCGGATTGCGTCTTGAAATGGTGGGCGCGTTCAAGAAGGCCCTTGCGAAGCTCGCGGTAATTGTAGATCTCTCCATTAAAAACCAAATTGATCTCGCCGGTCTCGTTGGACAACGGCTGGTCGCCGGTCTTGAGGTCGATAATACTCAGCCGTCGAATGGCGAGCGCCAGGTGGGGTAGTTCGAATTTGCCCTGGCTGTCCGGCCCCCGATGTCTGAGCCTGGCCGACATTCGATCGACCAGTTCAGGGTCTTCGATCGGTCGAAGAAACAGGTTATGAATACCGCAAATGCCACACATAAAGCTTTACATTAGGCGGCCCAGCCTTACGGGCTGGGGTCCCATTTTGGTGTTCAGTTACTCTTTCCCGGGGCGCTGGGCGGGCCTGAGCCGGCGGGTATCTCCCAGACGGAATATTGCCACCCTGTCCACATCGGATTCATTTCGCGAACAGCGCTGGCCATTTGTGCCACTTGGATGTTTCTTACCAGCACGAGCACGGGTGTTGAAGGCCGTTTCGCCAACCATTCGTCCTTATCCATTACCAGAGGCATACCGTCCATCTCTGGAGGAAAAAGGTTTTGGGGTAATTGTCCGTTTTCGGCTTCACGGCTAATTCCGGGCCACTTCGTCACAATGTAATTGCTGGTCAATTCATCCGCTGTGGAAGAAATCAGACCTATCGGCCTCCGTAAATAGAAAGGTAGTCCCGTTCGAAAGTAATAATAGCCATAAATTGGATAATTTCGTTGTGGACTGGCAAGAATGGTCTGTGCAAGCGCCCGGCTTGATTTTGCGGAAGCAAAAAGCTCGAGCGGACGAAACCACCGAACGAGCATCAGTGGAAAACAGCATGCAAGCAGAACGAACATAATGACGGTGGGATTTTTCTCTCTGGCCCGCGAACAGAGATTCCGTCCGATGACTCCCAATGCAGCCAGGATGACTCCGGAATAAAGCAATGTGGGACCCAGCAAGACGAAAACTTCATGGGGCATTTTTGTTTCGAGGTGGCCACGCGGGAAAAGAAAGCGTTGGAAGTGAGGGGCTGCCGCAACGATGATTCCCAGTGCAATTAAGGTGGCAAAGCCGCCTGTAAGCCAGTCGGGTGTTCGCGATTCTTTCCGGGGTTCAGGCCCCGTCCACACTTTCGCCATCAAAATGCCGAGTGGGACCATAGCGGGAAGAAAGTAGCCCGGAAGCTTGGATTGTGAAATCGTAAAAAAAACGAAAACTACTCCCGCCCAACTCAGTAGGAAAAGGGTTGGAGCATGCTGCTCCTGCTGGAGATCTCTCCACCTTCTGGCCCGGTGGACGGCGGCGTAGAGAAGGAAGAAGCTCCATGGGAGAAAACCCGCAAGATAGATGATGAAGTAGTAGTAGATGTGGCCTGTACGGTGAGAATGCCCTGTGGCAAACCTTTGCAGGCTTTCCTGCCAGAAGGCGTATCCCGGAAAGTCAGGGTGCCGAACTGACACCGCGATAAACCAGGGTAGCGTTATGGCAAAGAACGCCGCCAGGCCGACAAGCCAGTTCAAGTCTTTCAGGCGGGAGAATTTCCTGCGCAACGCCTGGTAGACTGCGATGGAAAGCAACGGCAGCAGAAATCCCACAGGGCCCTTCGTGAGGGTTGCCAGGCCCAATGCCGCGAAAAACAGGATGTCGAGTAACTTTTGGTTTTCGGATCCGGCTTCCCGCAGCCAATAACAGACCATCGCTCCGGTGACAAAAAGGGTGAGCATCATGTCGAAGATGACGTCGCGTGCAAAAATCACTACTAGTGGTGAAGTTGACAGAACAATTCCCGCATAAAGGGCCGTTGAGGTTTCAAACATCCTGCGCGCAAGCACCCACGCAAAGAAAACCGTCAGAAGGGCCGCCAGCGCTGAGGGGAAGCGCGCACTGGCTTCAGACAACCCCGCCACCTTAAACGTTGAGGCTACCGCCCAGAAAAAAACAGGAGGCTTGTCCAGGTAGGCAAAGTTGTTAAAGTGCGGAGTGATCCAGTCACCTCTGGCAAGCATTTCACGGGCGACCTCCGCATTCCTTCCCTCATCGGGCTCGATCAAGGCAAGGCGCCCAATACCCACAAAAAACATGCAGGCAGCTACCACCATCAGGACAACGAAATGAACTGCTGGAATTTTACGACCGGTCGTATTCGCAGGCACCGCTTCACATAGATTTGAAAGGATTTCACCACTCAAAGGGTTCATACCTCTTCTTGAGCGCTAAGTCTGCGCCGCAAATGTCCCGACGCCTCACTTTTCCTCTGTCCCATTCATGTGGACTGTGTTGTACGCGCCGGATTCCCTCTCGATCAGCTGCAGCTTGGATTCGAAACTTATATGGTTCCTTTTCATCCACCGAACGGCCCAGACGTCTTCAAGCCCTTTCACCAGCCGGCCCCAAGTGCCGTACTTGGTCTCTCCCGCGAACCGTGGATGATGGGACACGGGCACCTGCGTCACGCGGTACCCCCGCATCTTGATCAGTGTGGGGAGAAAGCGGTGCATTCCCTTATAAAGTTCCAGGCCGTCCAGACATTCTCGCCGGTAGACTTTTAACGTGCACCCGGTATCAGTAATGTTGTCGCCCGTCGCCCAGTTCCGGAAAGCGTTTCCGATGAGTGATGAGATCCGCTTCCACAGATTGTCCTTGCGTCGTGTACGGACTCCACATACCAAGTCCCAGCCATCCAGCATTTCAGCCAGCCGGGGAATTTCCATGGGGTCGTTTTGAAGGTCAGCGTCAAGGGTTGCTAGGATTTCACCGCGCGCCAGCCGGAAACCTGCTGCCATTGCAGCGGTCTGCCCCATATTGGTGTGGAAATGAGCAATCCGAATCCTCGAGTCTTTGGCCTGAGATTCCTTCAGCAATTCCAGAGTTCGATCACTGCTGCCGTCCTCAACAAAGAGAATCTCAACTGTGCCTTCCCATCCAGACATGGCCTCCGAAATGCGGGTGACAAGGGGACCGATATTGCCCTCCTCGTTGTAAATCGGAATGACGATTGAAAGACTCTGCATTTCACGCTTGATCTGGCAGATTGAAGAGACCGAATTGGACCTAGCACGCCAAAAAAGCTGAATCTCCGCGACTTCTGTTAGTCTGTCTTACACGAGAAATTCTAGCATGCCAGAGGCCTCAAGGAAGAAATTACCTCCGTGCAACCCCGCAATATCATTGGACTTTGGTTTTCCAATAGGGTTAAACTGAAAACCAGGGTGGGGGAACGAAATCAGCAGTTTCACCTTTGGGCTGAAACTGGTGTGAGCCGCAAATTCCCCGGCGGCGGAGAGGTGCATATGATCCATCCTCAGAACCGCGTAGCAGCCTTAGTAGCAGCCCTTGTGCTTACTTTCGGCAGCTGCAGCCTGTTCAAAAGTTCAAGTGCGCCGAACGACGAAGCAATTGTTGCTTCCATCCAGGCAAAACTCTATCAAGACCCCGTCTTGAAGACGCGCGATGTCCGCGTGATTTCGCAGCAGGGAGTCGTTGCCTTGTCGGGCACGGTGGGCAGCGACCAGGAAAAGTCTGCGATCGAGCAATTTGCTCACAGCGCAGATGGTGTCAAACAGGTGATCGACCAGCTAGCGGTCAATGCTCCTCAGCAGGCCGCTGCGGAAGTCCCTGCGCAACCCGAACCAAGGGCCACACGGCGCCATTCCCGCGCAAGGGCAGAGAGCGGGTCTCCATCTGGATCGCAGCCTCAGGCCCCGGCGCCTGTTGAGCGGAGCTCTCCATCTGCTGCGCAGGCCCCGAATACCCCTCCCCCAGCGCCCCAGCCAGTTGAAGTTACCATCCCGGCGGGGACGGTTATCAGTGTGCGAACAGTGGATCCTATCGACTCCTCAACCAACAAAACTGGAGACGAATTCGCAGCAACCGTCGATTCGCAAATTGAAGAGAACGGCCAGATCATTGTCCCTCGCTATGCCAGAGCGCGTTTGCAGCTTGTTGCTGCGCGGAGTGCTGGCCACATTAAAGGGCAGTCGGAAGTTGAGCTGCAACTGGTCGGCCTGACCGTAAATGGCAAGAACTACGCCGTGAGCACCGGAGTTTATCAGCAGGAAGGATCCTCCCGGGGAAAGCAAACCGCCAAAAGAGTTGGCATCGGCGCTGCTGTGGGAGGAATTATTGGCGCCATTGCTGGAGGCGGTAAAGGCGCTGCGATTGGCGCAGGCATCGGCGCGGGGGCCGGGACGGGAGTCCAAATGGCGACGAAAGGACAGACCGTCAAGATCCCTCCGGAGACAAAGTTAGACTTCACCCTAAGCAGCCCTCTAAACGTCACAGTGAATCCGTAGTCGTTCCGACGGGTGAATCTCTTGTCTCGGTCTGTAATCACTCTCACGCGGTTTCCTAACAGACGCTTGAGGGGGCGTGTAGCATATTCATCAGGCCGTATTCACTCCACTCGACATCACTTTAAGGTGAAGGTTTTGATGCACTTCCATTGGTGCACGGACCCACTCACTTTGTAAAGTGCCAGTCGGCGGACCTGAAAGGTCTGGCCTGACAGAGAGTTGAGGCCAGCGGCTATTTCGTGCTTCATTTCCACCGGAAGCTTCCCGTACAAAAGGCTCACATGCGGCATAAAGGGCGTGTTCTGACGGGCAAACACCCGGCAAGCTGCCCGGCGGGCGCTGGAGAGCGAAGAGCCTGCGATCACTGTGACAAAGAGGCAACGAAAGTATTCATCGAGGAAGCCTATCTCACCGAGTTCAACTTTGACTGGTTCGAGGATGCGTGCCAGTGAATCCAATTTTG is a genomic window of Acidobacteriota bacterium containing:
- a CDS encoding BON domain-containing protein; its protein translation is MIHPQNRVAALVAALVLTFGSCSLFKSSSAPNDEAIVASIQAKLYQDPVLKTRDVRVISQQGVVALSGTVGSDQEKSAIEQFAHSADGVKQVIDQLAVNAPQQAAAEVPAQPEPRATRRHSRARAESGSPSGSQPQAPAPVERSSPSAAQAPNTPPPAPQPVEVTIPAGTVISVRTVDPIDSSTNKTGDEFAATVDSQIEENGQIIVPRYARARLQLVAARSAGHIKGQSEVELQLVGLTVNGKNYAVSTGVYQQEGSSRGKQTAKRVGIGAAVGGIIGAIAGGGKGAAIGAGIGAGAGTGVQMATKGQTVKIPPETKLDFTLSSPLNVTVNP